The following coding sequences lie in one Vicugna pacos chromosome 5, VicPac4, whole genome shotgun sequence genomic window:
- the RBM44 gene encoding RNA-binding protein 44 isoform X1 yields MQAIAVLETAPGKDYHRNGGNIQKADEPSDPKKENLLSPLSGCDEAKFTFLDDDWDSLALGKRANDKEISSIDKTDLLEPSFTVSPDTNRESTHSQSSEFEDSIDYAFLNETYSIHYSESKLKNESLTHLNSELDSGMQKREEVFFDILEHQGNKTVGLERMYKISIDNHKETAEDVQKHGMDEDSQQEYHSAEEQEYINHHLSFDQTTTLNISNMEVLGLRNSGYEVKCASNLEDNHVKLENNFSISLDSVDVSGQDSPHVSKFLNSVMLREYHEPKHGKCKEQETSSTYHTVFDEIVLRSSPLEHQESQSKSGFLNHQKALKTKIYTGKIKSQITESKDFCGNSVVENKMLQHLKNPSTLPPGKDLETLLQPSKDCQTSWTSIFDNSVISDCGYSHYESLQNTSNPALDFSVLPRSAIRDNQAVEEGGSPKAANGNVTNKARFHNMEGLCPESVTDVAGCTVTVNQTVDVSTDFRACFTTSRATSARSSVVSTSSNTEITMMDKKQPGGWQSEKRSVACNTDWSYSQDNEDTQMTVTKGSLGKSLSVDSLKPNGNFLNKNSLELRKTCAITDLRKHSEREPQLSKETKCCQQIMQRAIKAELHLLNVHYQMCHRHCSDIYKLVMENREGLNRNLSSNSAKKELGPALLSVLGDLKVRYMNLKEKINKGIPLEELPPLSVESKLLSTFSTFASRLMKKESHVFSGADSELDNQSTRDADISSSLKKTLSQTALLSDNSPPKQDTSPKKDGLKTSDIDVDFSQLKLDDKGCKNYRETSEDYWFDAKENLTGIDFSGIQENQTEQDKEGPKFTLEMKNAEPLRRDKGYLVHVGGLCPSVSEADLRSHFQKYEISDIAIYDSSPNYRYASLALKKNSDARMAVKEMNGIEINGKAVNVRLVKTPGEYTSPLSSKNGNKVSFNNLEKSISKEINSTASISRLPRTRPRQQGSEQDSEFFPFDQKGVKKNCKQIESTKLLPDIPIQFIPPNTLNLRSFTKIMKRLTELHPEVSRDHIIDALQEVRANHKGFLNGLSISTIVEMTSSVLENSASS; encoded by the exons ATGCAGGCCATTGCAGTGCTGGAGACAGCGCCTGGTAAAGACTACCACAGAAATGGAGGAAACATCCAGAAAG cagatgaGCCTTCTGAtcctaagaaagaaaatttgttGTCACCTCTCAGTGGTTGTGATGAAGCCAAGTTTACTTTTCTTGATGATGACTGGGATTCCTTGGCATTAGGAAAAAGAGCTAATGACAAAGAAATCAGCAGTATTGACAAAACAGATTTATTGGAACCATCTTTTACTGTGAGTCCAGATACTAACAGAGAGAGTACTCACTCTCAGTCAAGTGAGTTTGAAGATAGTATTGACTATGCTTTCTTGAATGAAACATACTCTATACATTATTCAGAGTCAAAACTAAAGAATGAAAGTCTTACTCATTTAAATTCAGAATTAGATTCTGGCATGCAGAAAAGAGAGGAGGTGTTTTTTGATATTTTGGAACATCAGGGTAATAAGACTGTTGGCTTGGAAAGAATGTACAAGATTTCTATTGACAATCATAAAGAAACTGCTGAAGATGTGCAAAAGCATGGCATGGATGAAGACTCACAGCAGGAATATCACAGTGCGGAAGAACAAGAGTATATAAACCACCATTTATCTTTTGACCAAACAACAACATTAAACATATCTAACATGGAAGTTTTGGGATTAAGAAATTCAGGTTATGAAGTTAAATGTGCTAGCAATCTAGAAGATAATCATGttaaattggaaaataattttagcaTCTCTTTAGATTCAGTTGATGTTTCTGGACAAGATTCACCTCATGTCTCCAAATTTCTGAATTCTGTTATGTTGAGAGAATATCATGAACCAAAGCATGGAAAGTGTAAGGAACAAGAGACTAGTTCAACGTACCACACAGTATTTGATGAAATTGTACTAAGGAGTAGCCCTCTTGAACACCAGGAATCTCAATCTAAGAGTGGTTTCTTGAACCATCAAAAAGcattaaaaaccaaaatttaTACTGGCAAAATTAAATCTCAAATAACTGAAAGTAAAGATTTTTGTGGAAATTCAGTTGTTGAGAACAAAATGTTACAGCACCTTAAAAATCCAAGCACATTACCACCGGGCAAAGATTTAGAGACATTACTCCAACCCTCTAAAGATTGTCAAACTTCCTGGACCTCTATTTTTGATAATTCAGTAATTTCTGACTGTGGGTATTCACATTATGAAAGCCTACAAAACACCTCTAACCCAGCCTTAGACTTTTCTGTTCTACCAAGGTCTGCGATCAGAGATAATCAGGCAGTAGAAGAAGGTGGCTCCCCAAAAGCTGCTAATGGCAATGTCACCAATAAAGCACGCTTTCACAACATGGAAGGACTGTGCCCTGAATCAGTGACCGATGTAGCAGGTTGTACAGTCACAGTTAATCAGACAGTGGATGTTAGCACTGATTTTAGGGCTTGTTTCACAACCAGCAGGGCAACAAGTGCAAGGTCTTCTGTAGTGTCTACGTCAAGCAACACAGAGATAACAATGATGGATAAAAAACAGCCTGGTGGATGGCAAAGTGAGAAACGAAGTGTGGCTTGTAATACGGATTGGTCATATAGTCAAGATAATGAGGACACGCAGATGACTGTGACCAAAGGATCTTTGGGAAAATCTCTCTCTGTTGACAGTTTGAAACCTAATGGAAATTTCCTAAATAAG AATTCCCTGGAATTAAGAAAAACCTGTGCTATCACAGACTTAAGGAAACATTCTGAAAG ggaaCCTCAACTTTCTAAAGAGACAAAGTGCTGTCAGCAAATAATGCAGAGAGCCATCAAAGCAGAGCTGCATCTTTTGAATGTTCACTATCAAATGTGTCATCGCCACTGCAGTGATATTTACAAACTTGTAATGGAAAATAGGGAAGGATTAAATAG GAATTTATCAAGTAATTCTGCTAAGAAGGAATTAGGACCAGCACTGCTGTCAGTTTTAGGAGACTTAAAAGTTAGATACatgaatttgaaagaaaaaataaacaaaggaataCCACTAGAAGAGCTGCCTCCACTGTCAGTAGAATCAAAATTATTATCTACCTTCTCTACTTTTGCTTCCAGG ttaatgaaaaaagaatcacatGT CTTTTCAGGAGCAGATTCTGAACTAGATAATCAAAGTACACGTGATGCTGACATTTCTTCGAGCCTAAAAAAGACACTTTCtcaa ACGGCCCTATTATCTGACAACAGTCCTCCTAAACAAGATACATCACCCAAGAAGGATGGCTTAAAAACTAGTGATATAGATGTAGACTTCAGTCAACTAAAACTTGATGATAAAG GCTGCAAAAATTACCGAGAAACAAGTGAAGACTACTGGTTTGATGCTAAAGAGAACTTGACAGGAATTGACTTCTCAGGAATACAAGAAAATCAGACAGAACAGGACAAAGAGGGTCCGAAGTTTACACTAG aaatgaagaatgctgaACCCTTACGAAGAGATAAAGGTTACTTGGTACATGTTGGTGGTCTCTGCCCTTCAGTGTCTGAG GCTGATTTAAGGTCTCATTTCCAGAAATACGAAATTTCTGACATTGCAATTTATGATTCTTCTCCTAATTACAG atatgcatctcttgctttaaaaaaaaacagtgatgcAAGGATGGCTGTGAAAGAAATGAATGGTATAGAAATAAATGGGAAAGCAGTAAATGTACGGCTTGTCAAAACTCCTGGAGAATATACGTCACCACTTTCctccaaaaatggaaataaagttaGTTTCAATAATTTGGAGAAAAGCATCAGCAAAGAAATCAACTCAACCGCTTCTATTTCTAGATTGCCCAGAACTAGGCCAAGGCAGCAGGGATCTGAGCAAGACAGTGAGTTTTTCCCTTTTGACCAAAAG
- the RBM44 gene encoding RNA-binding protein 44 isoform X2 has product MQAIAVLETAPGKDYHRNGGNIQKDEPSDPKKENLLSPLSGCDEAKFTFLDDDWDSLALGKRANDKEISSIDKTDLLEPSFTVSPDTNRESTHSQSSEFEDSIDYAFLNETYSIHYSESKLKNESLTHLNSELDSGMQKREEVFFDILEHQGNKTVGLERMYKISIDNHKETAEDVQKHGMDEDSQQEYHSAEEQEYINHHLSFDQTTTLNISNMEVLGLRNSGYEVKCASNLEDNHVKLENNFSISLDSVDVSGQDSPHVSKFLNSVMLREYHEPKHGKCKEQETSSTYHTVFDEIVLRSSPLEHQESQSKSGFLNHQKALKTKIYTGKIKSQITESKDFCGNSVVENKMLQHLKNPSTLPPGKDLETLLQPSKDCQTSWTSIFDNSVISDCGYSHYESLQNTSNPALDFSVLPRSAIRDNQAVEEGGSPKAANGNVTNKARFHNMEGLCPESVTDVAGCTVTVNQTVDVSTDFRACFTTSRATSARSSVVSTSSNTEITMMDKKQPGGWQSEKRSVACNTDWSYSQDNEDTQMTVTKGSLGKSLSVDSLKPNGNFLNKNSLELRKTCAITDLRKHSEREPQLSKETKCCQQIMQRAIKAELHLLNVHYQMCHRHCSDIYKLVMENREGLNRNLSSNSAKKELGPALLSVLGDLKVRYMNLKEKINKGIPLEELPPLSVESKLLSTFSTFASRLMKKESHVFSGADSELDNQSTRDADISSSLKKTLSQTALLSDNSPPKQDTSPKKDGLKTSDIDVDFSQLKLDDKGCKNYRETSEDYWFDAKENLTGIDFSGIQENQTEQDKEGPKFTLEMKNAEPLRRDKGYLVHVGGLCPSVSEADLRSHFQKYEISDIAIYDSSPNYRYASLALKKNSDARMAVKEMNGIEINGKAVNVRLVKTPGEYTSPLSSKNGNKVSFNNLEKSISKEINSTASISRLPRTRPRQQGSEQDSEFFPFDQKGVKKNCKQIESTKLLPDIPIQFIPPNTLNLRSFTKIMKRLTELHPEVSRDHIIDALQEVRANHKGFLNGLSISTIVEMTSSVLENSASS; this is encoded by the exons ATGCAGGCCATTGCAGTGCTGGAGACAGCGCCTGGTAAAGACTACCACAGAAATGGAGGAAACATCCAGAAAG atgaGCCTTCTGAtcctaagaaagaaaatttgttGTCACCTCTCAGTGGTTGTGATGAAGCCAAGTTTACTTTTCTTGATGATGACTGGGATTCCTTGGCATTAGGAAAAAGAGCTAATGACAAAGAAATCAGCAGTATTGACAAAACAGATTTATTGGAACCATCTTTTACTGTGAGTCCAGATACTAACAGAGAGAGTACTCACTCTCAGTCAAGTGAGTTTGAAGATAGTATTGACTATGCTTTCTTGAATGAAACATACTCTATACATTATTCAGAGTCAAAACTAAAGAATGAAAGTCTTACTCATTTAAATTCAGAATTAGATTCTGGCATGCAGAAAAGAGAGGAGGTGTTTTTTGATATTTTGGAACATCAGGGTAATAAGACTGTTGGCTTGGAAAGAATGTACAAGATTTCTATTGACAATCATAAAGAAACTGCTGAAGATGTGCAAAAGCATGGCATGGATGAAGACTCACAGCAGGAATATCACAGTGCGGAAGAACAAGAGTATATAAACCACCATTTATCTTTTGACCAAACAACAACATTAAACATATCTAACATGGAAGTTTTGGGATTAAGAAATTCAGGTTATGAAGTTAAATGTGCTAGCAATCTAGAAGATAATCATGttaaattggaaaataattttagcaTCTCTTTAGATTCAGTTGATGTTTCTGGACAAGATTCACCTCATGTCTCCAAATTTCTGAATTCTGTTATGTTGAGAGAATATCATGAACCAAAGCATGGAAAGTGTAAGGAACAAGAGACTAGTTCAACGTACCACACAGTATTTGATGAAATTGTACTAAGGAGTAGCCCTCTTGAACACCAGGAATCTCAATCTAAGAGTGGTTTCTTGAACCATCAAAAAGcattaaaaaccaaaatttaTACTGGCAAAATTAAATCTCAAATAACTGAAAGTAAAGATTTTTGTGGAAATTCAGTTGTTGAGAACAAAATGTTACAGCACCTTAAAAATCCAAGCACATTACCACCGGGCAAAGATTTAGAGACATTACTCCAACCCTCTAAAGATTGTCAAACTTCCTGGACCTCTATTTTTGATAATTCAGTAATTTCTGACTGTGGGTATTCACATTATGAAAGCCTACAAAACACCTCTAACCCAGCCTTAGACTTTTCTGTTCTACCAAGGTCTGCGATCAGAGATAATCAGGCAGTAGAAGAAGGTGGCTCCCCAAAAGCTGCTAATGGCAATGTCACCAATAAAGCACGCTTTCACAACATGGAAGGACTGTGCCCTGAATCAGTGACCGATGTAGCAGGTTGTACAGTCACAGTTAATCAGACAGTGGATGTTAGCACTGATTTTAGGGCTTGTTTCACAACCAGCAGGGCAACAAGTGCAAGGTCTTCTGTAGTGTCTACGTCAAGCAACACAGAGATAACAATGATGGATAAAAAACAGCCTGGTGGATGGCAAAGTGAGAAACGAAGTGTGGCTTGTAATACGGATTGGTCATATAGTCAAGATAATGAGGACACGCAGATGACTGTGACCAAAGGATCTTTGGGAAAATCTCTCTCTGTTGACAGTTTGAAACCTAATGGAAATTTCCTAAATAAG AATTCCCTGGAATTAAGAAAAACCTGTGCTATCACAGACTTAAGGAAACATTCTGAAAG ggaaCCTCAACTTTCTAAAGAGACAAAGTGCTGTCAGCAAATAATGCAGAGAGCCATCAAAGCAGAGCTGCATCTTTTGAATGTTCACTATCAAATGTGTCATCGCCACTGCAGTGATATTTACAAACTTGTAATGGAAAATAGGGAAGGATTAAATAG GAATTTATCAAGTAATTCTGCTAAGAAGGAATTAGGACCAGCACTGCTGTCAGTTTTAGGAGACTTAAAAGTTAGATACatgaatttgaaagaaaaaataaacaaaggaataCCACTAGAAGAGCTGCCTCCACTGTCAGTAGAATCAAAATTATTATCTACCTTCTCTACTTTTGCTTCCAGG ttaatgaaaaaagaatcacatGT CTTTTCAGGAGCAGATTCTGAACTAGATAATCAAAGTACACGTGATGCTGACATTTCTTCGAGCCTAAAAAAGACACTTTCtcaa ACGGCCCTATTATCTGACAACAGTCCTCCTAAACAAGATACATCACCCAAGAAGGATGGCTTAAAAACTAGTGATATAGATGTAGACTTCAGTCAACTAAAACTTGATGATAAAG GCTGCAAAAATTACCGAGAAACAAGTGAAGACTACTGGTTTGATGCTAAAGAGAACTTGACAGGAATTGACTTCTCAGGAATACAAGAAAATCAGACAGAACAGGACAAAGAGGGTCCGAAGTTTACACTAG aaatgaagaatgctgaACCCTTACGAAGAGATAAAGGTTACTTGGTACATGTTGGTGGTCTCTGCCCTTCAGTGTCTGAG GCTGATTTAAGGTCTCATTTCCAGAAATACGAAATTTCTGACATTGCAATTTATGATTCTTCTCCTAATTACAG atatgcatctcttgctttaaaaaaaaacagtgatgcAAGGATGGCTGTGAAAGAAATGAATGGTATAGAAATAAATGGGAAAGCAGTAAATGTACGGCTTGTCAAAACTCCTGGAGAATATACGTCACCACTTTCctccaaaaatggaaataaagttaGTTTCAATAATTTGGAGAAAAGCATCAGCAAAGAAATCAACTCAACCGCTTCTATTTCTAGATTGCCCAGAACTAGGCCAAGGCAGCAGGGATCTGAGCAAGACAGTGAGTTTTTCCCTTTTGACCAAAAG